A window of Amaranthus tricolor cultivar Red isolate AtriRed21 chromosome 8, ASM2621246v1, whole genome shotgun sequence genomic DNA:
aactttctaaaaatagaaagtattctaaagtggaagaacttttgaaactacccgttatagtaatgtggaagattaaaaaagaacggagggagtaatgaattggcatttttaaagctgaacaaagtttggtctaaaTCGCAAACCAAATCGGATCAAACCGTGATTATAATATTTGATCTAGGCTTCGATCTAAACAGCCTGGTCccgattttttttcaaaaatatcttagtcaagaaaatttttttaaatgcaaGTCGAATCGAATCTGACTTCGCTCGACCATAAATTGGCTTAACATGAAAATGATCCAGTCCGAAATTGATTCGGCAAAAATGACCCAACTCGAAACCATCCCTATTGAAAATTATCCGTTAGGCTCGTCCCAAATTCGCTTAACCTCTTCTAGACGAGATCTATTACACAATCTAAAatcacttttaaatttatttaaaacctatttttatatttatttggatTCAATTTAGAgatatatataaaatctatacACTAATTTTAGAAGTaatgaaaaagtaaaagaaacatTATTAAGAAGtgaaattttatgaaatttataagatgtggaaaagaaaaaaataaacaaaaagtggatgctaatgatttttttcttaatttatcttTGAtgggttataacttataaatgtTATTAACGCTCTACCAACGTTGACGTGATTCATGAATATTGTGATATTTTGCATGgcattaattttcaaattacacTTACATTCtacttttaaaattatgatttattttcttaaaatagaTATGGTTGGTTTTGGtgcttttatatataaaaaatgatggttaattatacttaaaatatCCAACTTCCTAATAAAATGTTCTCATAACCCTAAATTTGTGGGTTATCATTAAGACATTTGtcagaaaaagaaaatgaaagtaGGAAGAAGAGAGGCAAACAAAATTAtcaccattattccttgttaaCACAATTAGAGGAGATTAATTAGAAGAGGGAGGCCAAGGTTAAAGCTTTTTTCCCAGATGAAgctttttaatttatcttaaaaGCGTATttgttttcttaaaaattaagattaaaaacaaaatcatgtgattaatttatttcttttcaaacaTCAATTACTAATTTCATAACGggaagaatataaataatttcTTCTTCACCACCGATAAaagataatataaaattatcttCATTATTAGGATTTTCATATTTAAGGTGATCATCCTAAACTAAAATGTCAGATGGTGAATCATCTCCATCTCCTGATCAATCTCCATCTAAAGAATCacctccatcaccaccacctcCTTCAGAGACTCCCCcttcatcaccacctccatcgcCACCCGAAAGCGATACTCCACCTGCAACACCACCAGCATCACCCTCACCCCCGCCTCCTAGCGAGGGTGGAGTGAATAACAACCAACCCCCACCGTCACCGAATCTATCTCCACCCATTGGAGGAGCTACTGGTGGTGGCGGTGAGTCAACACCTTTGCCACCTCAAAATCCGGTAGCCCCACCGGCACCGCCGGGTTTGTCTACTCAACAACCTTCTCCTCCCACTTTAAACACATATAGTCATAATAGTTCAAAATCCACAAATTCTGCTATCATTGCCGGAGTTGCGGCAGCCGGTGGTATTATTCTCATGGTATTGcttatttgtatattttgccttagaaagaagaagagaaaatatGGAGCTACGCCTCCTTATGGTTGGGATGCTCCTCCCAAACCCCAAGGTATCTTCTTTTCTTTTGCAAAATAATCCTTTGTAACATTTTAATTggtcaaaattttcattttagtgggtattaataaattttctccagttttatttttggatatgaAACCATCTTTTTTTTCTATgctttttctcttgtttttaatTACCTGTTATTTTAGCTCATTATATTCAATTATATTCAATTTATTAGTCTCCGATCCATGTCAAATATTATgctgtgacaattcgtcacataaacACCTTGTTGGCCACTCGTGTGGACGCACTTATGGGTGGCTTGAGCCCACAACTCACGGGTGGCTTGAGCCCACAACTCACGGGTAATGAGCATTGACTTGCATACATGTATTTTCAACACTTTCTCTTACATGTGAACCACATCATATCCAAGAACCACCTTCGGCTCTGATATCATATTAGGTTGTgtcaattcgtcacataatcaccCGTTGGCCCACTCATGTGGACATCCCCACGGGGTACTCATATGCTCTGGCTCACAAACCTATGAGTAATGAGCATTGACTTACATACACACTTGATgatgttgacttttttttttccaaaatcatatggtattATGCTAATTACCGACCAAGCATTATACGCAAATCCACTACCTATTATTTTAGTGATGTGAGATCTTTCTCATATGTGAAGTACTTTCAAcatcaattacaaatgaaacTAAATAGCTAAAACTACCGGTGTTTCATGAAAACTgcgaaactttttttttatgattaaaattttattaccatGACAATGACGTGATAtgcatttcatgaaaatttacctTACAAGTCAATCCTAGTACCATCTTCTAGAACTAACAACCAATCAAGCCCTTaatgttaatttaatttagttgtttTTTTGATCTGATAAAAACAGGCAAGCAACAAAATTGGCAATCATCAAGCCAAGATCATGTAGTGAAGATCGGGATGCCACCACCATCCGGAGGTACTTGGGGACAAGCAATAGGTAGTAACGGAGACAGCGAGCAATATTCGACTCAAAATACAATGTCAATGGCAGCATCATCTCCTAGTCTAAGCTTAGGTTTCAATAAGAGCACATTCACGTACGATGAATTAGCTGCCGCGACAAATGGGTTCGATAAATCATATATGTTGGGGCAAGGTGGTTTTGGGTATGTTTACAAGGGTATTTTACCAAATGGAAAAGAAATTGCTGTTAAAAGCCTTAAAACTGGTAGTGGACAGGGCGAAAGAGAATTTCAAGctgaagttgagattattagTCGTGTTCATCATCGTCATCTTGTGTCTTTGGTTGGTTATTGTATTTCTGGTGGTCAACGGATGTTGGTTTATGACTTTGTTCCTAATGACACTTTGGAATACCATCTCCATAGTATGCCCTTTTCTTTTGCTTTCTATCTGTTAAGGAACTAGTTCagccaaaagcttaaactgatgatTGAAGTTTCAGGATATGTTTGTTAAGCCGTGACAATTCATCACATGATCATCCCATAGGCCACTTGTGTGGACTTGCGTAATGAGCATTGACTTGCATACAACGCTTGATGAGTTTCActatttcccaaaaccatatggttttAGCAGGATTACTCACCATGTATTATATGCAAGTCCAAAATCCAATATTTTAGTAttaaacaacaataaaataagCTTAGAAATCAATAAGCTTAGGTGGATTGATTTTGATGccattttttgtattattttgttaaaaaacaGAAAAGGGTGAATTGGATTTCCCAACTAGACTTCGAATTGCACTTGGATCAGCTAAAGGACTTGCTTATCTTCATGAAGATTGTAAGTTCACTTTAATTGTCTTTATTTCCACCtgtctctctatatatatacactcaaattaaacaacaataaaatacaaatattttaGACCTTTGTATTTAGACGCATAaaaaagtgtctaaaaaaaccGAGCATTTAAACagttaagaaaattatttatatgCATGTCATATTAACAATGAAATATTAAGCAGGTCATCCAAGAATCATCCATCGTGATATTAAAGCTTCTAACATTTTATTGGATGAAAATTACGAGGCTATGGTACATTCTTTgttctatatttttttacttttatgtgTTAAGAAAATTTTTCACAATCTTCCACCATGATAAAATTGAAAAGTACTATAAATCTTTTTTCTTTGGATAATAATTATTAGTTCTAGGTACCTtgtattaattaagaaaaatagataatttttgaaaatgtaatttagaaaaaaaaatggaatcttAAAACGCAAGTTTTTTTCTCTAttctattgaattttttttctcaaagtattttatgaaaaatgtgACTAAAAGTCGAATTATAAGAGTTTGAAAGACATGAGAATACCAAAGCTCGATATGGAGTTGAATGACTCAAAACAAAATGTTCTTCAATTACTTATTTCAGGTcccaaatttttataaaataaaaatatgaagaacatgattataattttaattctttttattatattgtttaatgTAAATCATTCAAATTAGATTCCAGAAGTTTTATCAAATTGAACATTTTGTTATAACTCAGGTTGCTGATTTTGGACTAGCAAAGCTCACTACTGACACAAATACTCACGTCTCCACTCGTGTAATGGGTACTTTTGGGTAAGTGGTGCTCCACATGGTAAAGTTTAAGAAAACTAGATTTTAAAAGTTTCTATCTTTCACTCTTTCGCTTTAAAAGTGAGTGAGACAAGACAAGGGTGGAGTTTTTAGAAGAAAACTCAAAGATCGAACttttaaaaatggaaaattgaaagataaaacatttaaaattaatttttagacaCAGTAATTGTTGGTAAATTTATTGTCATCTAATCATCTAGAGAACATTATTGCTATAAAAATACAGGTATTTAGCTCCAGAATATGCTTCAAGTGGAAAACTTACTGAAAAGTCTGACGTTTTTTCATTTGGAGTCATGTTGCTAGAAGTTATAACTGGACGTCGACCTGTTGATCCCAATATGACATACATGGAAGATAGCTTAGTCGATTGGGTAATAATACTTTTATTGCAATAATTATGTTAACATTCCTTAGCCCAGATATATGGTTTGTTGGTTTCAGATTAAAATAGATACATTTCCTATTTATTTGATGTTGCACATGATGTTTGTCACCAAGGGTCGAtcgtaaataatttttttattagtgttatcactaacaagggtaagattaCATACATCTGACCCTCAGGTCCCACTTTAAAAGCCACCTAATGGCATTAAAGTGATGTAACATTCCTCGTACTTTATAATAAATTCAAGCACTTTTTTTATCATGATGACTACTGATAATAATGTGTTTGTCAGTTGAGGCCACTCTTGGCAAAATCGCTTGAAACCGGA
This region includes:
- the LOC130820495 gene encoding proline-rich receptor-like protein kinase PERK4, whose protein sequence is MSDGESSPSPDQSPSKESPPSPPPPSETPPSSPPPSPPESDTPPATPPASPSPPPPSEGGVNNNQPPPSPNLSPPIGGATGGGGESTPLPPQNPVAPPAPPGLSTQQPSPPTLNTYSHNSSKSTNSAIIAGVAAAGGIILMVLLICIFCLRKKKRKYGATPPYGWDAPPKPQGKQQNWQSSSQDHVVKIGMPPPSGGTWGQAIGSNGDSEQYSTQNTMSMAASSPSLSLGFNKSTFTYDELAAATNGFDKSYMLGQGGFGYVYKGILPNGKEIAVKSLKTGSGQGEREFQAEVEIISRVHHRHLVSLVGYCISGGQRMLVYDFVPNDTLEYHLHKKGELDFPTRLRIALGSAKGLAYLHEDCHPRIIHRDIKASNILLDENYEAMVADFGLAKLTTDTNTHVSTRVMGTFGYLAPEYASSGKLTEKSDVFSFGVMLLEVITGRRPVDPNMTYMEDSLVDWLRPLLAKSLETGNYHEFVDPRLEGNYDPHLMKRMVACAAASIRHSGKRRPKMSQIVRALEGDSSLEDLNYEGGKQGHGSIFISSEGGSDYDSRAYSADLKKFRQMAFSTQDFATTSE